One stretch of Novosphingobium pentaromativorans US6-1 DNA includes these proteins:
- a CDS encoding SDR family NAD(P)-dependent oxidoreductase: MTDGRVLLVAGGSGSVGSAIAREALAEGWKVAVHGRSEDKVHALVAGLSDQGTIDGFIADIREDEAAETLVAEVAEHFGRIDAVIDCTACGPMGITGLFPETSPDVFTDFLDVSVGWFERLAHAAYTFLAQEGGTLIAFVSDAGIHAARRQTLVGAARAATIGFIRNFAIEAAHDGIRAHAISPSYVAETEISRRKGTEFMSRVSRRAGLGLPTPEDIAPIALFLCGDRARRITGQVISINGGLNA, from the coding sequence GTGACTGACGGCCGGGTCCTGCTGGTGGCCGGGGGCAGCGGCTCGGTCGGCAGCGCCATCGCGCGCGAGGCATTGGCCGAAGGCTGGAAGGTCGCCGTTCACGGGCGCAGCGAGGACAAGGTTCACGCCCTCGTCGCCGGCCTTTCCGACCAGGGCACGATAGACGGGTTCATTGCGGATATCCGGGAGGACGAGGCCGCCGAAACGCTCGTCGCGGAAGTGGCCGAACACTTCGGCCGGATCGACGCGGTGATCGACTGCACGGCTTGCGGACCGATGGGTATAACCGGCCTGTTTCCAGAGACTTCACCCGATGTCTTCACGGACTTTCTCGACGTCTCGGTGGGCTGGTTCGAGAGGCTGGCCCATGCCGCATATACCTTTCTCGCGCAGGAAGGCGGAACGCTGATCGCTTTCGTTTCCGATGCCGGAATCCATGCCGCACGCCGCCAGACCCTGGTCGGCGCGGCGCGCGCCGCGACCATCGGCTTCATCCGAAACTTCGCCATCGAGGCCGCGCACGACGGGATCCGGGCGCACGCGATCTCGCCCAGCTATGTCGCCGAGACCGAGATCTCCCGGCGCAAAGGCACCGAATTCATGTCGCGCGTGTCCCGAAGGGCCGGCCTCGGCCTGCCAACGCCAGAGGATATCGCGCCGATTGCACTGTTCTTGTGCGGCGACAGGGCCCGCAGGATAACCGGGCAAGTGATCAGCATAAACGGCGGCCTGAACGCCTGA
- a CDS encoding replicative DNA helicase has protein sequence MSQEQLLLRVSDTNDSAQVRALPSNVEAEAAFLGAVLIDNRVIEELQTQLGPQHFFEPVHARIYERILGLLDRKAVVTPVTLRPYFEADEQLKALGGVSYLARLTADGQGLLAPRELAEQIYDLALLRELISVGRGLVEGAMDTSESVEPMEQIEQAEAALYKVAEGAATANEAQSFGVATRTAISAIEKAFNSGGHISGKTTGLTSVNQKIGGLHDSDLIILAGRPGMGKTSLVTNIAFNAADRLQRDHADGIETEKSVGAAVAFFSLEMSADQLATRILAEQSGISSEALRMGKISREDFQQLSFASQRLAELPLFIDDTPGLSIAALRTRARRLKRRHDIGLVIIDYLQLLSGSGRATDNRVNEISEISRGLKTLAKELHVPVIALSQLSRAVEQRDDKRPMLSDLRESGSIEQDADMVWFVYREDYYVKATEPKFPSDTDSPDVKDKWEAWRQKMEEVTGLSELIIAKQRHGATGKVRLRFEARITKFSDLAPDDLRANQYDSD, from the coding sequence ATGTCGCAAGAACAGCTTCTACTTCGGGTCTCCGATACCAACGATTCCGCCCAAGTGCGGGCCCTGCCCTCCAACGTCGAGGCCGAGGCCGCGTTCCTGGGCGCGGTCCTGATCGACAACCGCGTGATCGAGGAACTGCAGACCCAGCTTGGGCCGCAACACTTCTTCGAACCCGTCCATGCCCGCATCTACGAGCGTATCCTGGGACTGCTGGACCGCAAGGCGGTGGTTACCCCGGTCACGTTGCGGCCGTATTTCGAAGCGGACGAACAGCTCAAGGCGCTGGGCGGCGTTTCCTACCTCGCCCGCCTGACTGCCGATGGACAGGGCCTGCTGGCCCCGCGCGAACTGGCCGAACAGATCTACGACCTTGCGCTCCTGCGCGAACTGATCTCGGTCGGCCGCGGCCTCGTCGAAGGGGCCATGGACACCTCCGAATCGGTCGAGCCGATGGAGCAGATCGAACAGGCCGAGGCTGCGCTCTACAAGGTGGCGGAAGGCGCCGCGACCGCGAATGAGGCGCAGAGCTTCGGCGTCGCCACCCGCACCGCCATTTCCGCCATCGAGAAGGCGTTCAATTCGGGCGGCCACATTTCGGGCAAGACCACCGGCCTTACTTCGGTCAACCAGAAGATCGGCGGCCTGCACGATTCCGACCTCATCATCCTCGCCGGACGTCCCGGCATGGGCAAGACCTCGCTCGTCACCAACATCGCCTTCAACGCCGCCGACCGGCTGCAGCGCGACCATGCGGACGGCATCGAGACCGAAAAGTCGGTGGGTGCGGCGGTTGCCTTCTTCAGCCTGGAAATGAGCGCCGACCAGCTCGCCACGCGTATCCTCGCCGAACAGTCGGGCATCAGTTCCGAAGCGCTGCGCATGGGCAAGATCAGCCGCGAGGACTTCCAGCAGCTTTCCTTCGCCAGCCAGCGACTGGCGGAACTGCCCCTGTTCATCGACGATACGCCCGGCCTTTCCATCGCCGCGCTACGCACCCGTGCCCGCCGCCTGAAGCGCCGCCACGACATCGGCCTCGTCATCATCGACTACCTGCAGCTCCTTTCGGGCTCTGGCCGCGCGACCGACAACCGCGTCAACGAGATTTCGGAGATTTCGCGCGGTCTCAAGACCCTGGCGAAGGAACTTCACGTGCCGGTGATCGCCCTTTCGCAGCTTTCGCGTGCGGTCGAACAGCGCGACGACAAGCGCCCGATGCTTTCCGACCTTCGCGAGTCGGGCTCGATCGAGCAGGACGCCGACATGGTCTGGTTCGTCTACCGCGAAGACTATTACGTGAAGGCGACCGAGCCGAAGTTCCCCAGCGACACGGACTCCCCCGACGTCAAGGACAAGTGGGAAGCCTGGCGCCAGAAGATGGAAGAAGTCACCGGCCTGTCCGAACTGATCATCGCCAAGCAGCGCCACGGCGCCACCGGCAAGGTGCGCCTGCGCTTCGAGGCGCGCATTACCAAGTTCTCCGACCTCGCTCCGGACGATCTCAGGGCCAACCAGTACGACAGTGACTGA
- a CDS encoding UPF0262 family protein — MADPRITHIELDDATILWRNADIEQERRIAIFDLIEDNIFKPIRAFEAGHEGPYHLRLSVRDGRLSLEISDEKGAALETMVLGLARFRRPIREYFAICESYYQAIRKATPQEIETIDMARRGVHNEAAELLVERLEGKIETDFPTARRLFTLICVLHIRG, encoded by the coding sequence ATGGCGGACCCGCGCATCACGCATATCGAACTCGACGACGCGACCATTCTGTGGCGCAACGCCGATATCGAGCAGGAACGGCGTATCGCCATCTTCGATCTTATCGAAGACAATATTTTCAAGCCGATACGCGCATTCGAGGCCGGTCACGAAGGCCCTTACCACCTGCGGCTTTCGGTGCGGGACGGGCGCCTTTCGCTGGAAATCTCGGACGAGAAGGGCGCCGCGCTGGAGACGATGGTGCTGGGACTCGCGCGATTCCGCCGTCCCATCCGCGAATACTTCGCGATCTGCGAAAGCTACTACCAGGCGATTCGCAAGGCGACACCGCAGGAAATCGAAACGATCGACATGGCCCGGCGCGGCGTCCACAACGAGGCGGCCGAACTGCTCGTCGAACGGCTCGAGGGGAAGATCGAGACCGACTTCCCCACGGCAAGGCGGCTTTTCACCCTGATCTGCGTCCTGCATATCCGCGGTTGA
- a CDS encoding glycoside hydrolase family 25 protein, whose protein sequence is MARRKSVGRARAGGTGWKLRLLGAVLLIAIVAGAWGWWHLRHWTPDRAIYPVQGVEIGVDDGPVNWKSIKAIGADFAYIDASASAFARDPRFVENFEAARAIGMQVGAVHRYDPCQPAEKQAANFVTTVPRDADLLPPVVDLEMLAGDCPVKVSDAKVESELMTFLNQVETHAGKAVILKVSPGFESRYQVANKLDRNLWLMRDRLLPDYGGRPWTLWTANGALANEVAADGLRWVVVQP, encoded by the coding sequence ATGGCACGAAGAAAAAGCGTCGGAAGGGCGCGGGCAGGCGGCACCGGCTGGAAGCTGCGGCTGCTTGGCGCGGTCCTGCTCATCGCGATCGTCGCCGGGGCCTGGGGCTGGTGGCACTTGCGCCACTGGACGCCGGATCGCGCGATCTACCCGGTGCAGGGCGTGGAGATCGGCGTCGACGACGGCCCGGTGAACTGGAAGTCGATCAAGGCCATCGGCGCCGACTTCGCCTATATCGACGCCAGCGCCAGCGCATTTGCCCGCGATCCGCGTTTCGTGGAGAATTTCGAGGCTGCACGGGCAATCGGCATGCAGGTGGGCGCGGTTCACCGCTACGATCCTTGCCAGCCGGCGGAAAAGCAGGCGGCGAATTTCGTCACCACGGTGCCGCGCGATGCGGATCTGTTGCCCCCGGTCGTCGATCTCGAGATGCTGGCCGGCGACTGCCCGGTGAAAGTCTCCGACGCCAAAGTCGAAAGCGAACTGATGACTTTCCTCAACCAGGTCGAGACTCATGCCGGCAAGGCGGTGATCCTGAAAGTCTCGCCGGGGTTCGAATCGCGTTATCAGGTGGCCAACAAGCTCGACCGCAACCTCTGGCTCATGCGCGACCGCTTGCTGCCGGATTATGGCGGGCGCCCCTGGACGCTGTGGACGGCGAACGGTGCGCTGGCAAACGAGGTGGCGGCCGACGGCCTGCGCTGGGTCGTCGTGCAACCATGA
- a CDS encoding cytidine deaminase, whose translation MSVAPDREALIAAAREAAGLAYAPYSKFHVGAALLFADGSVVTGANVENASYGLSLCAETVASAKVLSSGGRGGLIAVAVTGGVPGQPGRGATVTPCGRCRQVLNELAQLGGTDPLIWCDGENGGLELRLSELLPHAFGPANLG comes from the coding sequence ATGAGCGTGGCGCCGGACCGTGAGGCCCTGATCGCGGCGGCCCGCGAGGCGGCGGGTCTGGCCTATGCGCCCTATTCGAAGTTCCATGTCGGCGCCGCGCTGCTTTTCGCGGACGGTTCGGTGGTGACCGGCGCCAATGTCGAAAACGCGAGTTACGGCCTGTCGCTGTGCGCAGAGACGGTCGCTTCGGCGAAAGTCCTGTCCTCCGGCGGGAGGGGCGGATTGATCGCCGTGGCGGTGACAGGCGGCGTGCCCGGCCAGCCGGGCAGAGGGGCCACGGTCACGCCATGCGGGCGCTGCCGGCAGGTTCTCAACGAACTGGCGCAGCTGGGCGGCACCGACCCGCTCATCTGGTGCGATGGCGAGAACGGCGGGCTTGAGCTGCGCCTGTCCGAACTGCTGCCCCACGCCTTCGGTCCCGCCAATCTGGGGTAA
- a CDS encoding M14 family metallopeptidase, producing MTEIQITSAFDSGNIEVLSIDGTEARLAIRRDHESDFYQWFHFRVSGAQGREVTLRITGLNGSAYPMGWASYNAAVSEDRRFWGRAAGQWDESRDGGTLTITYRPSGDLAWFAYFAPFSMERHHDLVARIAAADGVAYSCLGTTLDGQPVDCLEMGEGPVHVWLYARQHPGESMAEWWMEGSLDLLADPASSVGRELRRRCRLHVVPNANPDGSRRGHLRTNAAGVNLNREWNEPSAGRSPEVLAIRKAMDASGVDFAMDVHGDEAIPAVFLAGFEGIPSLKPEQKEGYDRYAALLERRTPDFQTKLGYPVARPGKGNLAMSTNQLAERFGCVAMTLEMPFKDHNPAADPKQEWSPERSMQLGRDCLGALLEWLIEREG from the coding sequence ATGACAGAGATACAGATCACCTCCGCATTCGATTCCGGCAACATCGAAGTCCTTTCCATCGACGGTACCGAGGCGCGCCTTGCCATCCGGCGCGACCACGAGTCCGATTTCTACCAGTGGTTCCACTTCCGCGTCAGCGGCGCGCAGGGACGCGAAGTGACGCTGCGGATCACCGGCCTCAACGGCTCGGCCTATCCGATGGGCTGGGCAAGCTACAACGCGGCCGTCAGCGAAGATCGCCGGTTCTGGGGCCGCGCCGCCGGACAATGGGACGAGAGCCGCGACGGCGGCACCCTCACCATCACCTACCGCCCATCAGGCGATCTTGCCTGGTTCGCCTATTTCGCGCCCTTTTCGATGGAGCGGCACCACGACTTGGTGGCGCGCATCGCGGCTGCGGACGGCGTCGCCTACAGCTGCCTGGGCACCACCCTGGACGGTCAGCCGGTCGACTGCCTCGAGATGGGCGAAGGCCCCGTGCATGTCTGGCTCTATGCGCGCCAGCACCCGGGCGAATCGATGGCCGAATGGTGGATGGAAGGCTCGCTGGACCTGCTGGCCGACCCGGCGAGTTCGGTGGGCCGCGAACTGCGCCGTCGCTGCCGCCTGCATGTCGTGCCCAATGCCAACCCCGACGGTTCGCGCCGCGGCCACTTGCGCACCAATGCCGCGGGCGTGAACCTCAACCGCGAATGGAACGAGCCGAGCGCCGGACGTTCGCCCGAAGTGCTGGCGATCCGCAAGGCCATGGACGCCAGCGGGGTCGACTTCGCCATGGACGTGCATGGCGACGAAGCGATTCCCGCCGTATTCCTGGCAGGGTTCGAGGGCATCCCCTCGCTCAAGCCCGAGCAGAAGGAAGGGTATGACCGCTACGCCGCCCTGCTGGAACGGCGCACGCCCGATTTCCAGACCAAGCTCGGTTACCCGGTCGCGCGGCCCGGCAAGGGCAATCTGGCGATGTCGACGAACCAGCTTGCCGAACGCTTCGGCTGCGTCGCGATGACGCTGGAAATGCCGTTCAAGGACCACAACCCGGCTGCCGACCCGAAACAGGAATGGAGCCCGGAACGCTCGATGCAACTGGGCCGCGACTGCCTTGGGGCCCTGCTTGAATGGCTGATCGAACGCGAAGGCTGA
- a CDS encoding DUF4136 domain-containing protein, translating into MHNHKRALLAAGMAAMALSPAFAPIPAFARPLGWGSGWGRSAWDDPLDRYPDRLSARAASRSRDSREGRVEVSRFAAQGDAAATLGHGPVTVESESGDGPWFDSGKRATYEAAIENALVGAGYDTLHSGATPGQVARLRITRQVLAPAEEKRSPVSGTAAMGVSNRGSAYGLGINIDLTKPRAALISTRLDTRIVDEASGKVLWEGYATIATREGDDDWSDDRIASKLATALFDNFPKADPVAAPEN; encoded by the coding sequence ATGCACAACCACAAGCGCGCGCTTCTCGCCGCGGGCATGGCCGCCATGGCGCTATCCCCTGCCTTCGCGCCGATCCCGGCTTTCGCCCGGCCGCTGGGCTGGGGTTCCGGCTGGGGCCGATCCGCCTGGGACGATCCGCTGGACCGCTATCCCGACCGCCTTTCCGCGCGCGCCGCATCGCGGTCCCGCGATTCGCGCGAGGGCCGGGTAGAGGTCAGCCGCTTCGCGGCCCAAGGCGATGCCGCCGCGACCCTGGGTCACGGCCCGGTCACCGTCGAATCGGAATCGGGCGACGGCCCCTGGTTCGATTCCGGCAAGCGGGCCACTTACGAAGCAGCAATCGAGAACGCGCTGGTCGGTGCGGGCTACGACACGCTCCATTCCGGCGCGACGCCGGGGCAGGTCGCCCGGCTGCGCATCACCCGGCAAGTGCTTGCCCCTGCCGAGGAAAAGCGCAGTCCCGTAAGCGGCACCGCCGCCATGGGCGTGAGCAATCGGGGTTCGGCCTATGGCCTTGGCATCAACATCGACCTTACCAAGCCGCGCGCCGCGCTGATTTCCACCCGGCTCGACACGCGCATCGTCGACGAGGCCAGCGGCAAGGTCCTGTGGGAAGGCTATGCCACGATCGCCACCCGCGAAGGCGACGACGACTGGAGCGACGACCGCATCGCCAGCAAGCTGGCCACCGCTCTCTTCGACAATTTCCCCAAGGCGGACCCGGTAGCCGCCCCGGAAAACTGA
- the ykgO gene encoding type B 50S ribosomal protein L36, translating to MKIRNSLKSLKGRHRDNRVIRRRGRTYVINKTNRRFKARQG from the coding sequence ATGAAGATTCGCAATAGCCTCAAGTCGCTCAAGGGCCGTCACCGTGACAACCGCGTGATCCGCCGTCGCGGCCGTACTTATGTCATCAACAAGACCAATCGCCGCTTCAAGGCGCGTCAGGGCTGA
- a CDS encoding HAD family hydrolase — MSGTIEAVVFDVGRVLVQWDMRRLFAQLIDDADRLDWFMTHVVTEEWHFLHDAGRDLGELVAERKTQFPGNDHLIDAYATRFLETIPGNVPGSHEIVRELAGRDVPLFAITNFASPFWREYRESEPLFDLFGDIVVSGDEKIAKPDARIFEIASRRFGHEPGAMIFIDDNAANIEAADRLGWNVHHFTDAPRLREDLTRRGLL, encoded by the coding sequence TTGTCCGGAACAATCGAAGCCGTCGTTTTCGACGTGGGCCGGGTGCTCGTCCAGTGGGACATGCGCCGGCTCTTTGCGCAGCTGATCGACGATGCCGATCGGCTCGACTGGTTCATGACCCATGTCGTGACCGAGGAATGGCACTTCCTGCACGACGCCGGCCGCGACCTTGGCGAACTGGTCGCTGAGCGCAAGACGCAGTTTCCCGGCAACGATCACCTGATCGACGCTTATGCCACCCGCTTTCTCGAGACCATTCCCGGCAATGTTCCGGGCAGCCACGAGATCGTGCGCGAACTGGCCGGGCGCGATGTGCCGCTTTTTGCCATCACCAATTTCGCCAGTCCGTTCTGGCGCGAGTACCGGGAGAGCGAGCCGCTGTTCGACCTGTTCGGCGACATCGTCGTTTCGGGCGACGAGAAGATCGCCAAGCCCGATGCGCGCATCTTCGAGATCGCCTCGCGCCGTTTCGGCCATGAGCCCGGCGCGATGATCTTCATCGACGACAATGCGGCAAACATCGAAGCTGCGGACAGGCTCGGCTGGAACGTCCATCACTTTACCGACGCGCCCCGGCTGCGCGAGGACCTGACGCGGCGCGGGCTACTCTGA
- a CDS encoding circularly permuted type 2 ATP-grasp protein translates to MSAATGIKYDEMLDEDGSVRPAYAEFRNWYDSQDKAWLKRQDAEAERFFRRIGITFNVYGDDAAEERLIPFDMIPRIITAREWRKLTRGIEQRVRALNAFLQDLYHRQEIIRSGRLPIHALRNNEAFLTQMIGFTPPGAVYTHIVGIDLVRTGPEEFMVLEDNARTPSGVSYMLENRETMMAMFPELFTRIPVRPVSDYPRRLARSLRACAPPAFKGSKRPVVAVLTPGIYNSAYFEHAFLADQMGAELVEGSDLRVVDGRVAMRTTCGYKAVDVIYRRVDDDFLDPLSFNKNSVLGVAGIMDVYRAGGITIANAPGTGIADDKAIYSYMPEIVEFYTGEKPILDNVPTWRCSEPDSLAYVLDNLKDLVVKEVHGSGGYGMLIGPTSSKKELAAFEEKLRARPENYIAQPTLSLSTVPIFTKEGLAPRHVDLRPFVLVSPDGIDITPGGLTRVALKKGSLVVNSSQGGGTKDSWVLDE, encoded by the coding sequence ATGTCGGCTGCTACTGGTATCAAGTATGACGAGATGCTCGACGAGGACGGCTCGGTCCGTCCTGCCTACGCCGAATTCAGAAACTGGTACGACTCTCAGGACAAGGCCTGGCTGAAACGCCAGGACGCCGAGGCCGAAAGATTCTTTCGCCGCATCGGAATTACTTTCAACGTCTATGGCGACGATGCCGCCGAAGAGCGGTTGATCCCGTTCGACATGATCCCGCGGATCATCACCGCGCGCGAATGGCGCAAGCTGACGCGCGGGATCGAGCAGCGGGTGAGGGCGCTCAATGCCTTCCTGCAGGATCTCTACCACCGGCAGGAAATCATCCGATCCGGGCGCCTGCCGATCCACGCCCTGCGCAACAACGAGGCGTTCCTGACGCAGATGATCGGGTTCACGCCGCCGGGCGCGGTCTATACCCACATCGTCGGCATCGACCTCGTGCGCACCGGCCCCGAGGAATTCATGGTGCTGGAGGACAATGCCCGCACCCCGTCCGGCGTCTCGTACATGCTCGAGAACCGCGAGACGATGATGGCGATGTTCCCCGAGCTGTTCACCAGGATCCCGGTGCGGCCGGTCTCGGACTATCCGCGCCGCCTTGCGCGCTCGCTGCGTGCCTGTGCGCCGCCGGCCTTCAAGGGCAGCAAGCGGCCGGTGGTCGCGGTGCTGACTCCGGGCATCTACAATTCGGCCTATTTCGAGCACGCCTTTCTGGCCGACCAGATGGGCGCGGAACTGGTGGAGGGCAGCGACCTTCGCGTCGTCGACGGCCGCGTCGCGATGCGCACTACCTGCGGCTACAAGGCGGTGGACGTGATCTACCGCCGTGTCGACGACGACTTCCTCGATCCGCTCAGCTTCAACAAGAACTCGGTTCTCGGCGTTGCCGGGATCATGGACGTCTATCGCGCCGGTGGCATCACGATCGCCAATGCGCCGGGCACGGGCATCGCCGACGACAAGGCGATCTACAGCTACATGCCCGAAATCGTCGAGTTCTACACGGGCGAGAAGCCGATCCTGGACAATGTGCCGACGTGGCGTTGCAGCGAGCCGGACTCGCTCGCCTACGTGCTCGACAACCTGAAGGACCTCGTCGTCAAGGAAGTCCATGGCTCGGGCGGCTACGGCATGCTCATCGGCCCGACGTCCTCGAAGAAGGAACTGGCGGCCTTCGAGGAGAAGCTGCGCGCCCGGCCGGAAAACTACATCGCCCAGCCGACGCTCTCGCTCTCGACGGTGCCGATCTTCACGAAGGAAGGGCTCGCCCCGCGCCACGTCGACTTGCGGCCCTTCGTACTGGTGTCGCCCGACGGCATCGACATCACGCCGGGCGGCCTGACCCGCGTGGCGCTCAAGAAAGGTTCCCTGGTAGTCAACTCGTCGCAGGGCGGGGGCACCAAGGACAGCTGGGTTCTGGACGAATAA
- a CDS encoding alpha-E domain-containing protein, which produces MLGRAAYGVFWMARYLERAENTARLIDVGFHLALTRGDKASQDEEWKSVLTTTGQLEAYKAAHKDMTGPQVFNYLLRDRENPASVLRMVEAARTNARVVRTSITNEVWEATNDGWMTLSEILSRPVRESNLGEVLTAVRGQATLVRGAMGGSMLRNDVFNFARIGTFIERADNTARILDVKYYVLLPSVAWVGSSLDNAQWDTLLRSVAGSRAYSWLNAGSMDPRDIARFMILDGQFPRSLVFCFEKIRSNMAGLAKQYGHETGAHELLRNVGARLHQTTIEEIFDMGLHEFLQDFIGKTNLIGDAIAADYRFIE; this is translated from the coding sequence ATGCTCGGTCGTGCTGCCTATGGCGTCTTCTGGATGGCCCGCTACCTTGAACGGGCGGAGAACACCGCGCGCCTGATCGACGTCGGTTTCCACCTTGCGCTGACCCGCGGGGACAAGGCCTCGCAGGACGAGGAGTGGAAATCGGTCCTCACCACCACCGGCCAGCTCGAAGCCTACAAGGCGGCGCACAAGGACATGACCGGACCGCAGGTGTTCAACTACCTGCTGCGCGACAGGGAGAACCCCGCCAGCGTCCTCAGGATGGTCGAAGCCGCCCGCACCAATGCGCGCGTCGTGCGCACAAGCATCACCAACGAGGTCTGGGAAGCCACCAACGACGGCTGGATGACCTTGAGCGAGATCCTCTCGCGCCCGGTTCGCGAGAGCAACCTGGGCGAAGTGCTCACCGCCGTTCGCGGTCAGGCGACCCTGGTGCGCGGCGCCATGGGCGGCTCGATGCTGCGCAACGACGTGTTCAACTTCGCGCGCATCGGCACTTTCATCGAGCGCGCGGACAACACTGCCCGCATTCTCGACGTGAAGTACTACGTCCTGCTGCCGTCCGTCGCCTGGGTCGGCTCCAGCCTCGACAATGCCCAGTGGGATACGCTGCTGCGCTCGGTTGCGGGCAGCCGCGCCTATTCCTGGCTCAACGCCGGTTCGATGGACCCGCGCGACATCGCCCGCTTCATGATCCTCGACGGGCAGTTCCCGCGCAGCCTGGTGTTCTGCTTCGAGAAGATCCGCAGCAACATGGCCGGGCTGGCCAAGCAGTACGGGCATGAGACCGGCGCTCACGAACTGCTGCGCAACGTCGGCGCGCGACTGCACCAGACGACGATCGAGGAGATCTTCGACATGGGTCTGCATGAGTTCCTTCAGGACTTCATCGGCAAGACCAACCTGATCGGCGACGCCATTGCCGCCGACTACCGCTTTATTGAATGA
- a CDS encoding transglutaminase family protein — MLLTVTHTTRYAFADSVTHGLQRLRLKPKSTHGQEVIEWDMDLSGAKREAEYDDQHHNHTELVSIEPGVPEVVVTCRGTVRTMDNNGVTGQHTGHMPLWCFLRPTPLTRAGNRVRSLVASIGVDRHDTLNYLHALSHAIAEQVEYLPGTTDVTTTAEQSLTAGQGVCQDHAHIFISAGRLLDIPMRYVGGYLLMDEKVEQEAGHGWAEAYVQGLGWVGFDISNAICPDERYIRVATGCDYSEAAPVTGIAIGAGETQLDVHLSVGQKMLGGQQQSSPGGQQQQMQGR; from the coding sequence GTGCTCCTGACCGTAACGCACACGACCCGTTATGCATTCGCCGACAGTGTCACGCACGGTTTGCAGCGCCTGAGATTGAAACCCAAGTCCACCCACGGCCAGGAAGTGATCGAGTGGGACATGGACCTTTCCGGCGCAAAGCGCGAAGCCGAGTATGACGACCAGCACCACAATCATACCGAACTGGTCTCGATAGAACCGGGGGTGCCGGAAGTCGTCGTGACCTGCCGCGGGACGGTGCGCACGATGGACAACAACGGCGTCACCGGACAGCACACCGGGCACATGCCGCTCTGGTGCTTCCTGCGCCCGACGCCCCTGACGCGCGCAGGCAACAGGGTTCGCTCGCTGGTCGCCTCGATCGGGGTCGACCGTCACGATACGCTCAACTACCTTCATGCCCTGTCTCACGCCATCGCAGAGCAGGTCGAGTACCTTCCGGGCACGACCGACGTCACCACCACCGCGGAACAGTCGCTGACCGCGGGGCAGGGCGTGTGCCAGGACCACGCCCACATCTTCATCAGCGCCGGACGGCTCCTCGACATCCCGATGCGCTACGTCGGCGGTTACCTGTTGATGGACGAGAAAGTGGAGCAGGAGGCCGGCCACGGCTGGGCCGAAGCCTACGTGCAGGGGCTGGGCTGGGTCGGCTTCGACATCTCCAACGCGATCTGTCCCGATGAACGCTATATCCGGGTCGCTACCGGCTGCGACTACAGCGAGGCCGCCCCGGTCACCGGAATCGCCATCGGTGCTGGGGAAACGCAGCTCGATGTGCATTTGTCGGTCGGCCAGAAGATGCTAGGGGGACAGCAGCAGTCCTCGCCAGGCGGGCAGCAGCAGCAAATGCAGGGTCGCTGA
- a CDS encoding proteasome-type protease — MTYCVGMMLERGLVLMSDTRTNSGVDNISTFRKMFHWEVPGERIIAVMSAGNLATTQAVVSQLEERNKAPSDRHNSLLDAESMFQVATIVGNLLQDTIAVRAADNGQSAAGTFSASLIVAGQIKGMEPRLFLIYPEGNFIEASFDTPFFQIGETKYGRPILIRGYEPKMSFENAVKLMTVSFDSTLKANLSVGMPLDLLVIERDTFTPLHERRIEWDDPYFQAVSTGWGEALRQALDALPDYHMDTALQTAAE; from the coding sequence ATGACCTATTGCGTGGGCATGATGTTGGAACGTGGCCTCGTGCTCATGAGCGACACGCGGACCAATTCAGGCGTCGACAATATCTCCACCTTCCGCAAGATGTTCCACTGGGAAGTGCCCGGGGAGCGCATCATCGCGGTGATGTCGGCGGGCAATCTGGCAACCACGCAAGCCGTCGTCAGCCAGCTTGAAGAGCGTAACAAGGCGCCTTCCGATCGTCACAACTCGCTGCTCGATGCCGAATCGATGTTCCAGGTGGCGACCATTGTGGGCAATCTCCTGCAGGACACCATCGCCGTGCGCGCCGCCGACAACGGGCAGAGCGCGGCGGGAACCTTCAGCGCCTCGCTGATCGTCGCAGGGCAGATCAAGGGCATGGAGCCGCGTCTCTTCCTGATCTACCCGGAAGGCAATTTCATCGAGGCTAGCTTCGACACGCCTTTCTTCCAGATCGGCGAAACCAAGTACGGGCGCCCGATCCTCATTCGCGGCTACGAGCCCAAGATGAGCTTCGAGAATGCAGTCAAGCTGATGACCGTATCCTTCGATTCGACGCTCAAGGCGAACCTGTCGGTCGGCATGCCGCTCGACCTGCTGGTGATCGAACGAGACACTTTCACGCCGCTGCACGAACGCCGCATCGAATGGGACGATCCCTATTTCCAGGCGGTCTCTACCGGCTGGGGCGAAGCCTTGCGCCAGGCGCTGGACGCCTTGCCGGACTATCACATGGATACTGCCCTGCAGACGGCGGCGGAGTGA